One window of Microbacterium sp. Root61 genomic DNA carries:
- a CDS encoding SDR family NAD(P)-dependent oxidoreductase translates to MPSENPTPRDSGIDPAELAVTLDVLARMSGMDEEDPDYIAVRRATAAMFKAVKKERRREIRAGIAEADRSVIAATATGAPDRIDDETRGIPISTATTAPTAGTLIKARACYICKQPYQLVDAFYHQLCPTCAAMSHAKRDARADLTGKRALLTGGRAKIGMYIALRLLRDGAHTTITTRFPRDAVRRFSSLPDSPEWIDRLKIVGIDLRDPAQVIGLAEDVAAAGPLDILINNATQTVRRSPGAYQPLVDAELAPLPDGPLPELVTFGHTNDPHPQALERSVAAHPVLAAAAARADELTELAMAPGSSSLERLAAGTAIDAGGLVPDLHDVNSWTQHVDEVDPLEMLEVQLANTTAPFLLVSKLRASMAASPARRKYIVNVSAMEGVFGRGYKGPGHPHTNMAKAAVNMLTRTSAREMFETDRILMTSVDTGWITDERPHPTKVRLAEEGFHAPLDLVDGAARVYDPIVRGEAGEDVFGVFLKDYSKGSW, encoded by the coding sequence GTGCCTTCCGAGAACCCCACCCCGCGCGACAGCGGCATCGACCCCGCCGAACTCGCCGTCACGCTCGACGTCTTGGCGCGCATGTCCGGGATGGATGAAGAGGATCCGGACTACATCGCCGTGCGCCGCGCGACGGCCGCGATGTTCAAGGCCGTCAAGAAGGAGCGACGCCGCGAGATCCGCGCCGGCATCGCCGAGGCCGACCGCAGTGTCATCGCCGCCACGGCGACGGGCGCCCCGGACCGCATCGACGACGAGACGCGCGGCATCCCGATCAGCACGGCCACGACCGCTCCGACGGCCGGCACGCTCATCAAGGCCCGCGCCTGCTACATCTGCAAGCAGCCGTACCAGCTCGTCGACGCGTTCTACCACCAGCTCTGCCCGACCTGTGCGGCGATGAGCCATGCCAAGCGCGACGCGCGCGCCGACCTCACCGGCAAGCGGGCGCTCCTCACCGGCGGCCGCGCGAAGATCGGCATGTACATCGCGCTGCGACTGCTGCGCGATGGGGCGCACACCACGATCACGACGCGCTTCCCGCGCGACGCGGTCCGCCGATTCTCCAGCCTTCCCGACTCCCCCGAGTGGATCGACCGCCTCAAGATCGTCGGCATCGACCTGCGCGATCCCGCCCAGGTGATCGGTCTGGCGGAGGATGTCGCAGCCGCCGGCCCGCTCGACATCCTCATCAACAACGCGACCCAGACGGTGCGGCGCTCGCCGGGCGCCTACCAGCCGCTGGTGGATGCCGAGCTTGCGCCGCTCCCGGACGGCCCGCTGCCGGAGCTCGTGACCTTCGGTCACACCAACGACCCGCACCCCCAGGCGCTGGAGCGCTCCGTCGCCGCCCACCCCGTCCTGGCCGCCGCGGCCGCGCGCGCCGACGAGCTCACCGAGCTGGCCATGGCCCCCGGGTCGAGCTCGCTGGAGCGCCTCGCCGCCGGCACCGCCATCGACGCCGGTGGGCTCGTGCCCGACCTGCACGACGTCAACTCGTGGACGCAGCACGTCGACGAGGTCGATCCGCTCGAGATGCTCGAGGTGCAGCTGGCCAACACGACGGCGCCGTTCCTGCTCGTCTCCAAGCTGCGCGCCTCGATGGCCGCCAGCCCGGCCCGCCGCAAGTACATCGTGAACGTCAGCGCCATGGAGGGCGTGTTCGGCCGCGGCTACAAGGGTCCGGGGCATCCGCACACCAACATGGCCAAGGCCGCCGTGAACATGCTCACCCGCACCAGCGCCCGCGAGATGTTCGAGACCGACCGCATCCTGATGACCAGCGTCGACACCGGCTGGATCACGGACGAGCGTCCGCACCCGACCAAGGTGCGCCTCGCCGAAGAGGGCTTCCACGCCCCGCTCGACCTGGTCGACGGCGCCGCGCGCGTGTACGACCCGATCGTGCGCGGCGAGGCCGGCGAAGACGTGTTCGGCGTGTTCCTGAAGGACTACAGCAAGGGCTCCTGGTGA
- a CDS encoding putative acetyltransferase, with product MTLPAPGARVVVRYLLPSGQATDALGQLLSADDTTIVVDGVRGIERIRVADIIAAKEVPPPPAPRIRRAD from the coding sequence GTGACGCTTCCCGCTCCCGGCGCGCGCGTCGTCGTGCGTTACCTGCTTCCTTCGGGGCAGGCGACGGATGCCTTGGGCCAGCTGCTGAGCGCGGATGACACCACGATCGTGGTCGACGGCGTCCGCGGCATCGAGCGCATCCGGGTGGCCGACATCATCGCCGCGAAGGAAGTCCCTCCGCCGCCGGCGCCGCGGATCCGCCGCGCCGACTGA
- a CDS encoding sulfurtransferase produces the protein MDRVLNVSAYLFVPLDDRETLRPLLRERANDLGLKGTILLAEEGINLFLAGDAASVRSFLAELRTDERFASLTTKESWSTDQPFQRMLVKLKHEIIRMDHPTIRPAASRAPAVDAPTLRRWLDQGHDDAGRPVVMLDTRNAFEVEYGTFANAIDWGITKFSQFPDAATEHAAQLEGKTVVSFCTGGIRCEKAAIYLQEAGHPNVMQLDGGILTYFEEVGDAHFEGDCFVFDEREALTPELVAR, from the coding sequence ATGGATCGCGTACTCAATGTCTCGGCCTACCTGTTCGTCCCGTTGGACGACCGGGAGACGCTGCGACCCCTGCTACGCGAGCGCGCGAACGACCTGGGGCTGAAGGGCACCATCCTTCTGGCCGAAGAGGGCATCAACCTCTTCCTCGCCGGGGATGCGGCATCCGTCCGCTCGTTCCTCGCCGAGCTCCGTACGGACGAGCGCTTCGCGTCGCTGACGACGAAGGAGAGCTGGTCGACGGATCAGCCCTTCCAGCGGATGCTGGTCAAGCTCAAGCACGAGATCATCCGCATGGACCACCCGACGATCCGCCCCGCCGCCTCGCGGGCACCCGCGGTCGATGCCCCGACGCTGCGGCGCTGGCTCGATCAGGGCCACGACGACGCCGGTCGTCCGGTCGTCATGCTCGACACCCGCAATGCGTTCGAGGTGGAGTACGGCACGTTCGCGAACGCGATCGACTGGGGCATCACGAAGTTCAGCCAGTTCCCGGATGCCGCGACCGAGCACGCCGCGCAGCTCGAGGGCAAGACCGTCGTGAGCTTCTGCACCGGCGGCATCCGCTGCGAGAAGGCTGCGATCTACCTGCAGGAGGCCGGCCACCCGAACGTGATGCAGCTGGACGGCGGCATCCTGACCTACTTCGAAGAGGTCGGCGACGCCCATTTCGAGGGCGACTGCTTCGTCTTCGACGAGCGCGAAGCGCTCACCCCGGAGCTGGTCGCCCGCTAG
- the purB gene encoding adenylosuccinate lyase, translating into MPSLPPQPLSPLDGRYRAAVTGLADYLSEAGLNRARVEVEVEWLITLTDRSLFETSPLSAEDKERLRALYRDFGQAEIDWLADKEAVTRHDVKAVEYLVRDRLSALGLDGIAELTHFAATSEDINSASYALTVQRAIVEVWLPKLQTVIGTLRTLAVQHKDAAMLSRTHGQPATPSTMGKELAVFAWRLERVAAQVEASEFLAKFSGATGTWSAHVAADPSVDWPELTRTFIEGLGIGFNPLTTQIESHDWQVELYDRVRHVGGILHNLATDIWTYISIGYFTQIPVAGATGSSTMPHKINPIRFENAEANLEIAGALLASLAQTLVTSRLQRDLTDSTTQRNIGVALGHSLLALDNLQRGLGEISLAEDVLLADLDVNWEVLAEAIQTVVRAEIAAGRSSITDPYALLKDLTRGRRVGAEDLAEFVRGLDIGDAAKQRLLALTPATYVGLAASLVE; encoded by the coding sequence GTGCCTTCTCTTCCCCCCCAGCCCCTCAGCCCCCTCGACGGCCGCTACCGCGCCGCGGTGACGGGGCTCGCCGACTATCTCTCCGAGGCGGGCCTCAACCGCGCCCGCGTCGAGGTCGAGGTCGAATGGCTCATCACCCTCACCGACCGGTCGCTGTTCGAGACCTCGCCGCTGTCCGCGGAGGACAAGGAGCGCCTGCGCGCCCTGTACCGCGACTTCGGACAGGCCGAGATCGACTGGCTCGCCGACAAGGAAGCGGTCACCCGCCACGACGTCAAGGCCGTGGAGTACCTGGTGCGCGATCGGCTCTCCGCGCTCGGACTCGACGGCATCGCCGAGCTCACGCACTTCGCCGCGACCAGCGAGGACATCAACTCCGCGTCCTACGCGCTCACCGTGCAGCGCGCGATCGTCGAGGTGTGGCTGCCGAAGCTGCAGACCGTCATCGGCACGCTGCGCACCCTCGCGGTGCAGCACAAGGATGCCGCGATGCTCTCGCGCACCCACGGCCAGCCGGCGACGCCCTCGACCATGGGCAAGGAGCTCGCGGTGTTCGCGTGGCGCCTGGAGCGGGTCGCGGCGCAGGTCGAGGCATCCGAATTCCTCGCCAAGTTCTCCGGAGCCACCGGAACCTGGTCGGCGCACGTCGCCGCGGACCCGTCCGTGGACTGGCCCGAACTGACCCGCACGTTCATCGAGGGCCTCGGCATCGGGTTCAACCCGCTGACCACCCAGATCGAGTCGCACGACTGGCAGGTCGAGCTGTACGACCGCGTCCGTCATGTCGGCGGCATCCTGCACAACCTCGCGACCGACATCTGGACCTACATCTCGATCGGCTACTTCACGCAGATCCCGGTGGCCGGCGCCACCGGATCCTCGACGATGCCGCACAAGATCAACCCGATCCGCTTCGAGAACGCCGAGGCGAACCTCGAGATCGCCGGCGCGCTGCTCGCCTCGCTCGCGCAGACGCTGGTCACCAGCCGCCTGCAGCGCGACCTCACCGACTCGACCACGCAGCGCAACATCGGCGTCGCCCTCGGTCACTCGCTGCTCGCGCTGGACAACCTCCAGCGCGGACTCGGCGAGATCTCCCTCGCCGAAGACGTGCTGCTGGCCGATCTCGACGTGAACTGGGAAGTGCTCGCCGAGGCGATCCAGACCGTGGTCCGCGCCGAGATCGCTGCGGGCCGCTCGTCGATCACCGACCCGTACGCGCTCCTGAAGGACCTCACGCGCGGACGCCGCGTCGGCGCCGAGGACCTCGCCGAGTTCGTGCGCGGACTCGACATCGGGGATGCCGCGAAGCAGCGCCTGCTGGCGCTCACGCCGGCAACCTACGTCGGGCTGGCCGCCAGCCTCGTCGAGTAG
- a CDS encoding low molecular weight protein-tyrosine-phosphatase: MTASADEPFRVVFVCTGNICRSPMADVVFRWFADAAGLRDRVASTSAGTGDWHVGERADVRTLEALERRGYDGARHRARQFTHADFANNDLIVALDRSHERILHGWARSEADADKIALLMSFDASAQTLDVPDPYYAGPGMFDDVLGMIESASRSLFRQLEPAIRPAI; encoded by the coding sequence ATGACCGCGAGCGCCGACGAGCCGTTCCGCGTGGTCTTCGTATGCACCGGCAACATCTGCCGCTCCCCGATGGCGGACGTCGTGTTCCGCTGGTTCGCGGATGCCGCCGGCCTGCGAGACCGCGTGGCTTCGACGTCGGCGGGCACCGGCGACTGGCACGTCGGCGAGCGCGCCGATGTGCGCACACTGGAGGCCCTCGAACGGCGCGGGTACGACGGCGCGCGGCATCGGGCCCGCCAGTTCACCCATGCCGACTTCGCCAACAACGACCTCATCGTGGCGCTCGACCGCAGCCACGAGCGGATTCTGCACGGCTGGGCCCGCAGCGAGGCGGACGCCGACAAGATCGCGCTGCTCATGTCGTTCGACGCGAGCGCACAGACCCTCGACGTGCCCGACCCCTACTACGCGGGGCCCGGGATGTTCGATGACGTGCTCGGTATGATCGAGAGTGCGAGCCGTTCGCTCTTCCGACAGCTCGAACCCGCGATCCGCCCCGCGATCTGA
- a CDS encoding phage holin family protein, with the protein MRFLIRVVINAFAIWVVTLIPALMVSVIPFPPGETLQFVLTLLIVAAIFALVNTLIGTVIKVLAFPLYVLTLGLISLIINAFLLWLTAWLTHWWNWGLRVEDFWWGVVAALIISLINWVFGLILRPQRKD; encoded by the coding sequence ATGCGCTTCCTCATCCGCGTCGTCATCAACGCCTTTGCGATCTGGGTGGTGACCCTGATCCCCGCACTGATGGTGTCGGTGATCCCGTTCCCGCCCGGAGAGACGTTGCAGTTCGTCCTGACACTGCTGATCGTCGCGGCCATCTTCGCTCTGGTGAACACGCTCATCGGCACCGTCATCAAGGTGCTGGCGTTCCCCCTCTATGTGCTCACGCTGGGCCTCATCTCGCTCATCATCAACGCGTTCCTGCTGTGGCTGACGGCCTGGCTCACGCACTGGTGGAACTGGGGTCTGCGGGTCGAGGACTTCTGGTGGGGCGTGGTCGCGGCGCTCATCATCTCCCTCATCAACTGGGTCTTCGGGCTGATCCTCCGCCCGCAGCGGAAGGACTGA
- a CDS encoding histidinol-phosphate transaminase has protein sequence MPPRLGRVTDATERSDAPVRIRPEIAALPPYKQGKQAGADAFKLSSNENPFDPLPSVVEALQRTVEINRYPDATASRLRHRLAARFGVTPEGVHIGSGSVAILAQLMLAAAGPGDEVIYAWRSFEAYPGLALIAGGTPVQVPLTQDARHDLPAMAAAVTDRTRAIIVCSPNNPTGPIVTQVEFDEFLAAVPRDVLVILDEAYVEFVTDPSAVDGMRVLAVSGHENVVVLRTFSKAFGLAGLRVGYAIGHPRILDAARSTSIPLSVTAQAEEAALASLAAESELLERVRVIAARRDRLVAGLRESGWRVPDAQGNFVWLPAGAETLPIAAAFEEEGLIVRPFAGDGVRISVGEEESVEKVLRIAASVVQTLPEGHAGRGLA, from the coding sequence ATGCCTCCTAGACTCGGTCGGGTGACCGACGCCACCGAGAGATCCGACGCTCCCGTCCGCATCCGCCCCGAGATCGCGGCCCTCCCGCCGTACAAGCAGGGCAAGCAGGCCGGTGCAGACGCGTTCAAGCTGTCGAGCAACGAGAATCCGTTCGACCCGCTGCCGAGCGTGGTCGAGGCCCTCCAGCGCACCGTCGAGATCAACCGGTATCCGGATGCCACGGCCAGCCGCCTGCGGCACCGCCTGGCCGCGCGTTTCGGCGTCACGCCCGAGGGCGTGCACATCGGCTCGGGCAGCGTCGCGATCCTCGCGCAGCTGATGCTCGCCGCGGCCGGTCCCGGCGACGAGGTCATCTACGCGTGGCGGTCGTTCGAGGCCTACCCGGGGCTCGCCCTGATCGCCGGCGGGACGCCGGTGCAGGTGCCGCTCACCCAGGACGCCCGCCACGACCTGCCCGCCATGGCCGCAGCCGTCACCGACCGCACCCGTGCCATCATCGTGTGCAGCCCGAACAACCCCACCGGCCCGATCGTCACCCAGGTCGAGTTCGACGAGTTCCTGGCGGCCGTGCCTCGCGATGTCCTGGTCATCCTCGACGAGGCCTACGTCGAGTTCGTCACCGACCCGAGCGCCGTGGACGGGATGCGGGTGCTCGCTGTCTCCGGCCACGAGAACGTCGTCGTGCTGCGCACCTTCTCGAAGGCGTTCGGCCTGGCGGGCCTCCGGGTCGGCTACGCGATCGGTCACCCGCGGATCCTCGACGCCGCCCGCAGCACCAGCATCCCCCTGTCCGTCACGGCGCAGGCCGAAGAGGCGGCGCTGGCGAGCCTGGCCGCCGAGTCCGAGCTGCTCGAACGGGTGCGGGTCATCGCCGCCCGCCGCGACCGCCTGGTGGCGGGGCTGCGGGAGAGCGGATGGCGCGTGCCGGACGCCCAGGGCAACTTCGTGTGGCTGCCCGCCGGCGCCGAGACACTGCCGATCGCAGCCGCATTCGAGGAGGAGGGGCTGATCGTCCGCCCCTTCGCCGGTGACGGTGTGCGTATCTCGGTCGGCGAGGAAGAGTCTGTTGAGAAGGTCCTACGGATCGCGGCATCCGTTGTCCAGACTCTCCCAGAAGGCCACGCGGGGCGAGGGTTAGCGTAG
- a CDS encoding thiamine pyrophosphate-dependent dehydrogenase E1 component subunit alpha, with protein MTPSEDTSLVRVLAADGSLAPTAAAERYLPLIDALAESELETFYRDMVVIRAFDREATNLQRQGQLALWPPSLGQEAAQVGSARAARPQDHLFPSYREHVVCTIRGVDPVDIIRVMRGLTHGGWNPFDPKNGNTHVYTLVLGAQTPHSTGLAMGITLDGRSGTGDLERDEAVIVYYGDGASSQGDVHESMVFAASYQTPQVFFLQNNQWAISVPVSTQSRSPLYLRGEGIGIPSVQVDGNDVLASYAVSKVALDEARAGGGPRAIEALTYRMGAHTTSDDPTKYRTSDEERSWAERDPIERMRVFLRGRGASDAFFADVEAEGRALAEDVRTRTTALETIPADLIFSNVYSDPHPLVDEQRAWLAGYEASFEEDPS; from the coding sequence GTGACTCCGTCTGAAGACACCTCGCTTGTGCGCGTGCTGGCGGCCGATGGGTCGCTGGCCCCTACGGCGGCGGCTGAACGCTACCTTCCGCTGATCGACGCGCTCGCCGAATCCGAGCTCGAGACCTTCTATCGCGACATGGTCGTGATCCGCGCGTTCGACCGCGAGGCCACCAACCTGCAGCGTCAGGGGCAGCTCGCGCTGTGGCCGCCGAGCCTCGGCCAGGAGGCCGCGCAGGTCGGTTCCGCACGTGCGGCCCGCCCCCAGGACCACCTCTTCCCGTCCTACCGCGAGCACGTCGTGTGCACGATCCGCGGCGTCGATCCGGTCGACATCATCCGGGTCATGCGGGGGCTCACCCACGGTGGCTGGAACCCGTTCGATCCGAAGAACGGCAACACGCACGTCTACACGCTGGTGCTGGGCGCCCAGACGCCGCACTCGACCGGACTCGCGATGGGCATCACGCTGGACGGCCGCAGCGGCACCGGCGACCTCGAGCGCGACGAAGCCGTCATCGTCTACTACGGCGACGGCGCGTCCAGCCAGGGCGACGTCCACGAGTCGATGGTGTTCGCCGCCAGCTACCAGACGCCTCAGGTGTTCTTCCTGCAGAACAACCAGTGGGCGATCTCGGTCCCGGTCTCCACCCAGTCCCGTTCGCCGCTGTACCTGCGCGGCGAAGGGATCGGCATCCCGAGCGTCCAGGTCGACGGCAACGACGTCCTGGCCAGCTACGCGGTCTCGAAGGTCGCGCTCGACGAGGCGCGCGCCGGCGGCGGACCGCGGGCGATCGAGGCGCTGACGTACCGCATGGGTGCGCACACGACGAGCGACGACCCGACCAAGTACCGCACGAGCGACGAGGAGCGCTCCTGGGCCGAGCGCGACCCGATCGAGCGCATGCGCGTGTTCCTGCGCGGCCGCGGGGCATCCGACGCGTTCTTCGCCGACGTCGAGGCCGAGGGCCGTGCCCTCGCCGAGGACGTCCGGACGCGCACGACGGCCCTGGAGACGATCCCGGCCGACCTGATCTTCTCGAACGTGTACAGCGACCCGCATCCGCTCGTCGATGAGCAGCGCGCGTGGCTGGCCGGGTACGAGGCATCCTTCGAGGAGGACCCTTCGTGA
- a CDS encoding alpha-ketoacid dehydrogenase subunit beta, which produces MPFSRALNAGLRKALADSDRVLLMGEDIGKLGGVFRVTEGLQAEFGERRVLDTPLAESAIIGTAIGLAMGGFRPVCEIQFDGFVFPGFDQITSQLAKLTYRHEGALQMPVVIRIPYGGHIGAVEHHQESPEAYFTHTPGLRVVSPSTPNDAYWMIQDAISSPDPVIFLEPKSRYWQKGEVDASARALPLHASRVVRRGTDVTIVAHGAMVATALQAAALAEAEGTSCEVVDLRSLSPIDYGPILDSVRRTGRMVYAQEASGFTSLGSEVAATVMERAFYSLEAPVLRVSGFDTPFPPAKLEGIFLPDADRILEAVDRTLAY; this is translated from the coding sequence ATGCCCTTCAGCCGCGCGCTGAACGCCGGACTGCGCAAGGCGCTCGCCGACTCCGACCGCGTCCTGCTCATGGGCGAGGACATCGGAAAGCTCGGCGGCGTGTTCCGCGTCACCGAGGGGCTGCAGGCGGAGTTCGGCGAACGTCGCGTGCTGGACACGCCGCTGGCCGAGTCCGCCATCATCGGCACCGCTATCGGACTGGCGATGGGCGGGTTCCGTCCGGTGTGCGAGATCCAGTTCGACGGCTTCGTCTTCCCCGGATTCGACCAGATCACCTCGCAGCTCGCGAAGCTCACGTACCGCCACGAGGGCGCGCTGCAGATGCCCGTCGTCATCCGCATCCCGTACGGCGGACACATCGGCGCTGTCGAGCACCACCAGGAGAGCCCGGAGGCGTACTTCACGCACACGCCGGGCCTGCGCGTGGTCAGCCCGTCGACGCCGAACGACGCGTACTGGATGATCCAGGACGCGATCAGCTCCCCCGACCCGGTCATCTTCCTCGAGCCCAAGAGCCGCTACTGGCAGAAGGGCGAAGTGGATGCCTCGGCACGGGCGCTCCCGCTGCACGCGAGCCGGGTCGTCCGGCGCGGGACGGACGTGACGATCGTCGCGCACGGCGCGATGGTCGCCACCGCACTGCAGGCCGCGGCGCTCGCCGAGGCCGAGGGCACGAGCTGCGAGGTCGTGGACCTGCGCTCGCTCTCCCCCATCGATTACGGGCCGATCCTGGACTCGGTGCGCCGCACCGGACGCATGGTCTACGCCCAGGAGGCGTCCGGGTTCACCTCGCTCGGCAGCGAAGTGGCCGCCACGGTCATGGAGCGCGCCTTCTACTCGCTCGAGGCCCCGGTGCTGCGGGTGTCGGGCTTCGACACCCCCTTCCCCCCGGCCAAGCTCGAGGGCATCTTCCTCCCGGACGCGGACCGCATCCTCGAAGCCGTCGACCGCACCCTCGCGTACTGA
- a CDS encoding dihydrolipoamide acetyltransferase family protein codes for MSTQTFHLPDVGEGLAEAEIVSWRVAPGDTVAVNDVVVEIETAKSLVELPSPFDGVVSELLAAEGDTVLVGAPIITIAGAGVVTDVPEPAEPAADASGSVLVGYGSPGHVQSRRRKPAERPVAASVGVVAKPPIRKLARDLDVDLADVTPSGPAGEITRDDVVKHASQASVFRNIETPEWGAREQTIPVAPVAVVTPRPAAASSASVSADEREETIPVKGVRKATASGMVQSAYSAPHVTVWTDVDASRTMELVKRLKASPDFADVKVSPLLIMARAVIWAARRTPMVNAAWVDGEGGAEIRVRRYVNLGIAAATPRGLLVPNIKDAQDLNMRGLANALEKLTLTAREGKTTPADQHGGTITITNIGVFGMDAGTPIINPGEAGIIALGTIKQKPWVVDGEVRPRWVTTVAGSFDHRVVDGDGMSRFIADVASILEEPALLLD; via the coding sequence ATGAGCACCCAGACCTTCCACCTCCCCGACGTCGGTGAGGGCCTCGCCGAGGCCGAGATCGTGTCGTGGCGCGTCGCGCCCGGCGACACGGTCGCGGTCAACGATGTCGTCGTCGAGATCGAGACGGCCAAGTCGCTCGTCGAGCTGCCGTCGCCGTTCGACGGCGTCGTGAGCGAACTGCTCGCGGCCGAGGGCGACACGGTGCTGGTCGGTGCACCGATCATCACCATCGCCGGAGCGGGCGTCGTCACCGACGTGCCCGAACCGGCCGAGCCCGCGGCGGACGCGAGCGGCTCGGTGCTGGTCGGATACGGCAGCCCTGGACACGTGCAGTCGCGCCGCCGGAAGCCGGCGGAACGCCCGGTCGCGGCATCCGTCGGTGTCGTCGCCAAGCCGCCGATCCGCAAGCTCGCCCGCGACCTCGACGTCGACCTGGCCGACGTCACGCCCAGCGGTCCCGCCGGTGAGATCACGCGCGACGACGTCGTCAAGCACGCCTCGCAGGCCAGCGTCTTCCGCAACATCGAGACGCCGGAGTGGGGTGCGCGCGAGCAGACCATCCCCGTGGCCCCCGTCGCCGTCGTGACGCCGCGTCCTGCGGCCGCATCCTCCGCCTCCGTCTCGGCGGACGAGCGTGAAGAGACGATCCCGGTCAAGGGTGTGCGCAAGGCCACGGCGTCCGGCATGGTGCAGAGCGCATACTCGGCACCGCACGTCACGGTGTGGACCGACGTGGACGCGAGCCGCACGATGGAGCTCGTCAAGCGACTCAAGGCCTCGCCCGACTTCGCCGACGTCAAGGTCTCGCCGTTGCTCATCATGGCCCGCGCCGTGATCTGGGCCGCGCGTCGCACGCCGATGGTGAACGCGGCCTGGGTCGACGGGGAGGGTGGCGCAGAGATCCGCGTCCGCCGCTACGTCAACCTCGGCATCGCCGCGGCCACGCCGCGCGGGCTGCTCGTGCCGAACATCAAGGACGCCCAGGACCTCAACATGCGCGGCCTGGCCAACGCGCTCGAGAAGCTCACGCTGACCGCGCGCGAGGGTAAGACGACCCCGGCCGATCAGCACGGCGGCACCATCACGATCACCAACATCGGCGTGTTCGGGATGGATGCCGGCACCCCGATCATCAACCCCGGCGAAGCCGGCATCATCGCGCTGGGCACGATCAAGCAGAAGCCGTGGGTCGTGGACGGCGAGGTGCGCCCGCGCTGGGTCACCACGGTCGCCGGGTCGTTCGATCACCGGGTCGTGGACGGCGACGGCATGAGCCGGTTCATCGCCGACGTCGCCTCGATCCTCGAAGAGCCCGCGCTCCTCCTCGACTGA
- a CDS encoding metal ABC transporter solute-binding protein, Zn/Mn family, with amino-acid sequence MTSRRILPVLALAAASAVVLAGCASTDAGADDGRISIVASTNVYGQIAQEVGGDLVDVSAIVSSAAQDPHSFEASARDQLSVNRADLIIENGAGYDAFMDALIESSAADAPVITAAELSPEWPADDHGDDAEHDDHADDDHGHDDHDHIEGFNEHVWYDPATMGALATEIAHELGELDPDNAATFEANAATFQSGIDGLAAALAKVEASAGGAGVFVTEPAPVYLLLAAGLTDLTPPAFSESVEQGQDVPPATLLAALDLLRSGDVDVLIANAQTGGAETTQVIDEAETQKIPVLEFTETLPDGETYLQWMQQNIDALTTALAQPAP; translated from the coding sequence ATGACCTCCCGTCGCATCCTTCCCGTGCTCGCTCTCGCCGCTGCATCCGCCGTCGTTCTGGCCGGATGCGCGTCGACGGATGCCGGGGCCGACGACGGACGCATCTCGATCGTCGCGTCGACCAACGTCTACGGGCAGATCGCGCAGGAGGTCGGCGGCGACCTCGTGGACGTCTCGGCGATCGTCTCGTCCGCCGCGCAGGACCCGCATTCGTTCGAGGCCAGCGCGCGCGATCAGCTCAGCGTCAACCGCGCCGACCTCATCATCGAGAACGGTGCCGGCTACGACGCGTTCATGGATGCCCTGATCGAGTCGAGCGCGGCGGATGCCCCGGTCATCACGGCGGCCGAGCTGTCGCCCGAATGGCCCGCGGACGACCACGGCGACGACGCCGAGCATGACGACCACGCCGACGACGATCACGGTCACGATGACCACGACCACATCGAGGGGTTCAACGAGCACGTCTGGTACGACCCGGCGACGATGGGTGCGCTCGCGACCGAGATCGCGCACGAGCTGGGCGAGCTCGACCCCGACAACGCCGCCACATTCGAGGCGAACGCCGCCACCTTCCAGAGCGGGATCGACGGCCTCGCCGCCGCGCTGGCGAAGGTAGAGGCATCCGCCGGGGGTGCCGGCGTCTTCGTGACCGAACCCGCCCCCGTGTACCTCCTGCTCGCCGCCGGGCTGACGGATCTGACCCCTCCCGCGTTCAGCGAGTCGGTCGAGCAGGGGCAGGACGTGCCTCCGGCCACGCTGCTGGCCGCGCTCGACCTGCTGCGCTCGGGCGACGTGGACGTGCTGATCGCCAACGCCCAGACCGGCGGAGCCGAGACGACGCAGGTCATCGACGAGGCCGAGACGCAGAAGATTCCGGTGCTCGAGTTCACAGAGACCCTCCCGGACGGCGAGACTTACCTGCAATGGATGCAGCAGAACATCGACGCGCTGACCACGGCGCTGGCGCAGCCGGCCCCGTGA